In the Malaya genurostris strain Urasoe2022 chromosome 1, Malgen_1.1, whole genome shotgun sequence genome, one interval contains:
- the LOC131433158 gene encoding tyrosine-protein kinase Fer isoform X4 — translation MSTTEISTTASTSSCDTDCHYSNYLPKAPVRKKRIMTMLMMTLSTNRPLYEEEWFHGVLPREEVVRLLRNEGDFLVRETTRNDESQTVLSVCWNGHKHFIVQTTAEGHFRFEGPAFPSIQALIIHQYQSELPVTGRSGAVLRKPVLRERWELSNDDVILLDKIGRGNFGDVYKAKLKSSKNTLVAVKTCRMTLPEEQKRKFLQEGRILKQYDHPNIVKLIGICVQKQPIMIVMELVSGGSLLMFLRKNSTTLAQKQLIAMCRDAAAGMRYLESKNCIHRDLAARNCLIGNENIVKISDFGMSREEEEYIVSGGMKQIPIKWTAPEALNFGKYTSLCDVWSYGILVWEIFSRGDTPYSGLSNSRARERIDEGYRMPAPENTPPEMYRLMLKCWSYEPENRPHFDEIFTVVDALMLCAKD, via the exons ATGAGTACCACAGAAATTAGCACAACGGCGTCGACGTCTTCTTGCGACACGGACTGTCACTACAGTAACTATCTGCCGAAGGCACCCGTTCGGAAGAAACGAATTATGACGATGTTGATG ATGACGCTCTCGACCAACCGGCCACTGTACGAGGAGGAATGGTTCCACGGGGTATTGCCCCGCGAGGAGGTCGTCCGGCTGCTACGTAACGAGGGAGACTTTCTGGTCCGCGAGACGACCCGGAACGACGAAAGCCAAACCGTACTGAGTGTCTGCTGGAACGGACACAAGCACTTTATCGTGCAAACGACGGCGGAG GGTCACTTCCGCTTCGAAGGTCCGGCATTTCCCAGCATACAAGCACTGATCATACACCAGTACCAGTCGGAGCTGCCGGTGACAGGCCGTTCCGGAGCAGTACTTCGCAAGCCAGTATTAAGGGAACGCTGGGAGCTTAGTAACGACGATGTGATACTCTTGGATAAGATCGGTCGG GGAAACTTTGGTGACGTCTACAAGGCTAAACTGAAGTCCTCGAAAAACACACTGGTTGCGGTGAAAACCTGCAGAATGACGCTACCCGAAGAACAGAAGCGAAAGTTCCTGCAGGAGGGACGCATCCTCAAGCAGTACGATCATCCGAACATCGTCAAATTGATCGGAATCTGCGTGCAAAAGCAACCGATCATGATCGTGATGGAACTGGTTTCCGGAGGCTCGCTGTTGATGTTTCTCCGGAAGAACTCGACCACGCTGGCCCAGAAACAACTGATTGCCATGTGCCGTGATGCGGCAGCAG GAATGCGGTACCTGGAATCGAAAAATTGTATTCACCGGGATCTGGCTGCCCGTAACTGTTTGATTGGAAACGAGAACATCGttaaaatttccgatttcggaatgTCACGCGAGGAAGAGGAATACATTG TGTCCGGTGGAATGAAGCAAATTCCGATCAAATGGACGGCACCGGAGGCATTGAATTTTGGCAAATACACCTCCCTGTGCGATGTGTGGTCCTACGGCATTCTGGTTTGGGAGATTTTCAGCCGGGGAGACACCCCGTACTCCGGTCTAAGTAATTCGCGAGCACGTGAACGGATCGACGAAGGTTATCGTATGCCGGCACCGGAGAATACACCGCCGGAGATGTACCGACTGATGTTGAAATGCTGGTCGTACGAACCGGAAAATCGTCCCCACTTCGACGAAATCTTCACCGTCGTCGATGCGCTGATGCTGTGTGCCAAGGACTAG